A genomic region of Streptomyces sp. NBC_00247 contains the following coding sequences:
- a CDS encoding ectoine synthase, which translates to MIVRSFRDIENTDRHVKSASGTWESKRIVLAKEKVGFSLHETILYAGTETSMWYANHIEAVLCTQGEAELTNDDTGEKHWITPGTMYLLNGHEHHTLRPKTDFHCVCVFNPPVTGREDHDENGVYPLLTEEA; encoded by the coding sequence GTGATCGTCCGTTCGTTCCGCGACATCGAGAACACCGACCGGCACGTGAAGTCCGCCTCCGGCACCTGGGAGAGCAAGCGCATCGTGCTCGCCAAGGAGAAGGTCGGCTTCTCGCTCCACGAGACCATCCTGTACGCGGGCACGGAGACGTCGATGTGGTACGCGAACCACATCGAGGCCGTCCTGTGCACCCAGGGGGAGGCCGAACTCACCAACGACGACACCGGTGAGAAGCACTGGATCACCCCCGGCACCATGTACCTGCTCAACGGCCACGAGCACCACACGCTCCGCCCGAAGACCGACTTCCACTGCGTCTGCGTCTTCAACCCGCCCGTCACCGGACGGGAGGACCACGACGAGAACGGCGTCTACCCGCTGCTGACCGAGGAGGCCTGA
- the ectB gene encoding diaminobutyrate--2-oxoglutarate transaminase has product MTITPPALSVFETLESEVRSYCRSWPAVFDHARGARLTDEDGHTYLDFFAGAGSLNYGHNNPVLKRALLDYIERDGITHGLDMATTAKRAFLETFQNVILRPRDLPYKVMFPGPTGTNAVEAALKLARKVKGRESVVSFTNAFHGMSLGSLAVTGNAFKRAGAGIPLVHGTPMPFDNYFDGQVPDFLWFERLLEDQGSGLNKPAAVIVETVQGEGGINVARAEWLRALQELCHRQDMLLIVDDIQMGCGRTGGFFSFEEAGIVPDIVTLSKSISGYGLPMSLCLFTPELDVWEPGEHNGTFRGNNPAFVTAAAALDAYWADGHMEQQTKDRGEQVEQALLSICAEDTTASFRGRGLVWGIEFADPARASAVTSRAFELGLLLETSGPRSEVVKLLPPLTVTPEELDEGLRTLARSVHETAA; this is encoded by the coding sequence GTGACCATCACCCCGCCCGCCCTGAGCGTCTTCGAGACCCTGGAGTCCGAGGTCCGGAGCTACTGCCGGAGCTGGCCCGCCGTGTTCGACCACGCGCGGGGCGCCCGGCTGACCGACGAGGACGGCCACACTTACCTCGACTTCTTCGCCGGTGCGGGATCGCTCAACTACGGCCACAACAACCCCGTACTGAAACGGGCGTTGCTCGACTACATCGAGCGTGACGGCATCACCCACGGGCTGGACATGGCGACGACGGCGAAGCGCGCCTTCCTGGAGACGTTCCAGAACGTGATCCTGCGCCCGCGCGATCTGCCGTACAAGGTGATGTTCCCGGGCCCGACCGGCACCAACGCGGTCGAGGCCGCATTGAAGTTGGCGCGCAAGGTGAAGGGGCGTGAGTCCGTGGTCTCCTTCACCAACGCCTTCCACGGAATGTCGCTCGGCTCACTCGCCGTGACCGGCAACGCGTTCAAGCGGGCCGGTGCGGGCATCCCGCTGGTGCACGGCACGCCGATGCCGTTCGACAACTACTTCGACGGCCAGGTCCCCGACTTCCTCTGGTTCGAGCGGCTGTTGGAGGACCAGGGCTCCGGGCTGAACAAGCCGGCCGCCGTGATCGTGGAGACCGTCCAGGGCGAGGGCGGCATCAACGTCGCCCGCGCCGAGTGGCTGCGCGCGCTCCAGGAGCTGTGCCACCGGCAGGACATGCTGCTGATCGTCGACGACATCCAGATGGGCTGCGGGCGTACCGGTGGTTTCTTCTCCTTCGAGGAGGCGGGCATCGTCCCGGACATCGTCACCCTGTCGAAGTCCATCAGCGGCTACGGACTGCCCATGTCGCTGTGCCTGTTCACCCCGGAGCTGGACGTCTGGGAGCCGGGCGAGCACAACGGCACCTTCCGCGGCAACAACCCCGCCTTCGTCACGGCCGCCGCCGCGCTCGACGCCTACTGGGCGGACGGCCACATGGAGCAGCAGACGAAGGACCGCGGCGAACAGGTGGAGCAGGCCCTGCTCTCCATCTGCGCCGAGGACACCACCGCTTCCTTCCGGGGCCGGGGCCTCGTGTGGGGAATCGAGTTCGCCGACCCGGCACGCGCCTCGGCGGTCACCTCGCGCGCCTTCGAGCTCGGGCTGCTGCTGGAGACCTCGGGTCCGCGGAGCGAGGTCGTCAAGCTGCTGCCGCCGCTGACCGTCACCCCCGAAGAGCTGGACGAGGGGCTGCGCACGCTGGCCCGGTCCGTCCACGAAACAGCCGCCTGA
- the ectA gene encoding diaminobutyrate acetyltransferase: MEDGASLWRIARDSEVLDLNSSYSYLLWCRDFAATSAVARDEHGEPVAFVTGYVRPDRPQTLVVWQVAVDDAYRGRGLAADLLDALTERVSAEGGLIAVETTVTPDNTASNRLFTSYAERHDVGLEREVLFGGEMFPEGAHQPEVLYRIGPFGS, encoded by the coding sequence GTGGAGGACGGGGCCTCGCTGTGGCGCATCGCCCGCGACTCCGAGGTCCTCGACCTCAACTCCTCGTACAGCTACCTGCTCTGGTGCCGTGACTTCGCGGCGACCTCCGCGGTCGCCCGGGACGAGCACGGCGAGCCGGTCGCCTTCGTGACCGGCTACGTCCGGCCGGACCGTCCGCAGACGCTCGTCGTCTGGCAAGTGGCGGTGGACGACGCCTACCGGGGCCGGGGACTGGCTGCGGACCTGTTGGACGCGCTGACCGAACGGGTCTCCGCGGAAGGGGGGTTGATCGCGGTCGAGACGACCGTCACGCCCGACAACACCGCGTCGAACCGGCTCTTCACGTCGTACGCCGAACGCCACGACGTGGGACTGGAGCGCGAGGTCCTCTTCGGCGGGGAGATGTTCCCCGAGGGCGCGCATCAGCCCGAAGTCCTGTACCGCATAGGGCCGTTCGGAAGCTGA
- a CDS encoding pyridoxal-phosphate-dependent aminotransferase family protein — MTHPFLDLAPLTPAHFAAIEKRVAGLLATEQDVVIMQGEALLPLEGCIRGAARPGTTALNVVTGPYGQTFGNWLRDCGAKVVDLAVPFHTAVTAEQVAEALAEHPEIDFVSLVHAEAATGNTNPVAEIGEVVRAHGALFMLDAVASVGAEPLLPDAWGVDLCVIGAQKAMGGPAGVSAVSVSARAWERIAANPQAPRHSYLSLLDWKQRWIDGGRKALLHAPAQLEMLALEACAERIEAEGLEALMARHSAAAAATRAGALALGGGLTPYVHEARDAAPVATTLRVPDGVDASELVARALLAEPSLPLIAGGGALSKEMVRVNHYGVDATRGAVLASLAALGSALADAGLRVDLEAARKAVRETWPSE; from the coding sequence GTGACGCATCCCTTCCTCGACCTCGCCCCGCTCACCCCCGCGCACTTCGCGGCCATCGAGAAGCGGGTGGCCGGTCTCCTCGCCACCGAGCAGGACGTGGTGATCATGCAGGGCGAGGCGCTGCTGCCCCTGGAGGGCTGCATCCGGGGCGCCGCCCGGCCCGGGACGACCGCGCTCAACGTCGTCACCGGTCCGTACGGCCAGACCTTCGGGAACTGGTTGCGCGACTGCGGGGCGAAGGTCGTGGACCTGGCGGTGCCGTTCCACACCGCCGTCACCGCCGAGCAGGTCGCCGAGGCCCTGGCCGAGCACCCGGAGATCGACTTCGTCTCCCTGGTGCACGCCGAGGCGGCGACCGGGAACACCAACCCGGTCGCGGAGATCGGTGAGGTCGTCCGGGCGCACGGTGCCCTCTTCATGCTGGACGCGGTGGCCTCGGTGGGTGCCGAGCCGCTGCTGCCGGACGCCTGGGGCGTGGACCTGTGCGTGATCGGCGCGCAGAAGGCGATGGGCGGCCCGGCGGGCGTCTCGGCCGTCTCGGTGAGCGCACGCGCCTGGGAGCGGATCGCCGCCAACCCGCAGGCGCCGCGCCACTCCTACCTCTCCCTGCTGGACTGGAAGCAGCGCTGGATCGACGGTGGCCGCAAGGCGCTGCTGCACGCCCCGGCACAGCTGGAGATGCTGGCGCTGGAGGCGTGTGCCGAGCGGATCGAGGCGGAGGGCCTGGAGGCCCTCATGGCCCGTCACTCCGCCGCCGCCGCTGCCACCCGGGCAGGTGCGCTCGCGCTCGGCGGTGGGCTGACTCCGTACGTCCACGAGGCGCGGGACGCCGCTCCGGTCGCCACGACGCTGCGCGTGCCGGACGGGGTGGACGCCTCCGAGCTGGTGGCGCGGGCGCTTCTCGCGGAGCCCTCGCTGCCGCTGATCGCGGGCGGCGGGGCGCTCTCCAAGGAGATGGTCCGGGTCAATCACTACGGGGTGGACGCCACGCGTGGAGCGGTCCTCGCCTCTCTCGCGGCACTGGGTTCGGCGCTGGCCGACGCGGGCCTGCGGGTCGATCTGGAAGCTGCCCGCAAGGCGGTCCGGGAAACCTGGCCGAGCGAATGA
- a CDS encoding amidohydrolase family protein, with the protein MSDHSDQRGHRDRDRRVLRVRGRVLVGPDEVRDELWSVDGRITYERPPGADRADTVEGWVLPGLVDAHCHVGLDRHGPVDAATSEKQALTDREAGALLLRDAGSPSDTRWTDDREDLPKIIRAGRHIARTRRYIRNYAHEIEPGDLVAYVAREARRGDGWVKLVGDWIDREVGDLTPCWPRGEVEAAIAEAHRLGARVTAHCFAEDSLRDLVEAGIDCVEHATGLTEDTVPLFAERGVAIVPTLVNIATFPHLADGGEAKFPRWSAHLRRLHARRYDTVRAAYDAGIPVFVGTDAGGSLPHGLVAAEVAELVRAGIPPLDALSATTWGARRWLGRPALEEGAPADLVVLAEDPRADVTVLAAPRHVVLNGRVVAG; encoded by the coding sequence ATGAGCGATCACAGCGACCAGCGCGGACACCGCGACCGGGACCGGCGCGTGCTGCGGGTGAGGGGACGGGTGCTCGTCGGCCCGGACGAGGTGCGCGACGAACTCTGGTCCGTGGACGGCCGGATCACCTACGAGCGCCCCCCGGGCGCGGACCGGGCGGACACCGTCGAGGGCTGGGTACTGCCCGGACTGGTGGACGCGCACTGCCACGTCGGTCTCGACCGCCACGGCCCGGTCGACGCCGCCACCAGCGAGAAGCAGGCACTCACCGACCGGGAGGCGGGCGCCCTGCTGCTCCGCGACGCCGGATCGCCCTCGGACACCCGGTGGACCGACGACCGGGAGGACCTCCCGAAGATCATCAGGGCCGGCCGCCACATCGCCAGGACCCGTCGCTACATCCGCAACTACGCCCACGAGATCGAGCCCGGCGACCTCGTCGCGTACGTCGCCCGCGAGGCCCGCAGGGGCGACGGCTGGGTGAAGCTGGTCGGAGACTGGATCGACCGCGAGGTGGGCGACCTCACCCCCTGCTGGCCGCGCGGCGAGGTGGAGGCAGCGATCGCCGAGGCCCACCGGCTCGGCGCCCGGGTCACCGCGCACTGCTTCGCCGAGGACTCGCTGCGCGATCTGGTGGAGGCCGGCATCGACTGCGTCGAGCACGCCACGGGCCTCACCGAGGACACCGTTCCGCTCTTCGCCGAACGCGGGGTGGCGATCGTGCCGACCCTCGTCAACATCGCGACCTTCCCGCACCTGGCGGACGGCGGCGAGGCCAAGTTCCCGCGCTGGTCGGCGCATCTGCGCCGACTGCACGCGCGCAGGTACGACACCGTGCGCGCGGCGTACGACGCCGGCATCCCGGTCTTCGTCGGTACGGACGCGGGGGGCTCGCTGCCCCACGGCCTGGTCGCCGCCGAGGTCGCCGAACTGGTCCGGGCCGGTATCCCGCCCCTGGACGCGCTCTCCGCCACCACCTGGGGCGCGAGGCGCTGGCTGGGCCGCCCCGCCCTGGAGGAGGGCGCCCCGGCCGACCTGGTCGTCCTCGCCGAGGACCCGCGCGCGGACGTGACCGTGCTTGCGGCCCCCCGGCACGTGGTGCTGAACGGCCGGGTGGTGGCCGGCTGA
- a CDS encoding PH domain-containing protein: MTPEPRLIFRPALAGVLSRVGLGSVVAEVHADADGVRYRSPRRRGDIPWHDVRALRVHVRPMRSEERRRVSLLLRDGRVRFLPQPRSYLTTDPEFDAGVEALRALHRRHGTPDEPDHLHVIDPRTGGHGLFKPLALCALLLVVGAVVAAVAVPNTLSYQRAWRSAVPCAAGTPAYDRAECLTTVPGVISRTVADHQGKTDDSRLYFSGSRPRERIQVPYDTAVAFAPGDRVEVTFWRGTPRAVVGAHAAWQDRPVPAGQVLAFAVGLVLAAGYPAALVVVRVRGRRRPDDEVLPSALPFLAVLVVTALWLLPLCVLHPVDLVGSPLTIGWAGAGTAVSLVLLVPAFRATRVRTPEDVVPAGAADGTDGADGEEVFLSGRFLEATDYNPYHFGTHLVLGGGDALAVSPHSGPGRFAVKRVPVERIAVLRVRRVRGEDGDDVPGDWHVAELDDAGTPVRLGAAPGDLARVLRALGHVPSAPASGVPVR, translated from the coding sequence ATGACCCCCGAACCTCGGCTGATCTTCCGTCCCGCGCTCGCGGGGGTACTGTCGCGCGTCGGGCTCGGGAGCGTCGTCGCCGAGGTGCACGCCGATGCCGACGGGGTGCGTTACCGGTCTCCGCGGCGGCGGGGGGACATCCCGTGGCATGACGTCAGGGCGCTGCGCGTCCATGTGAGGCCCATGAGGAGCGAGGAACGCAGACGCGTCAGCCTGCTGCTGCGTGACGGGCGCGTCCGCTTCCTGCCCCAGCCTCGGAGCTACCTGACGACGGACCCGGAGTTCGACGCCGGGGTGGAGGCGCTGCGGGCGCTGCACCGCCGTCACGGAACGCCCGACGAGCCGGACCACCTCCACGTCATCGACCCGCGCACGGGAGGGCACGGCCTCTTCAAGCCGCTCGCGCTGTGCGCGCTGCTGCTCGTGGTGGGCGCGGTGGTGGCGGCAGTCGCCGTGCCGAACACGCTCTCCTACCAACGTGCCTGGCGGTCCGCCGTCCCCTGTGCGGCGGGGACACCCGCCTACGATCGGGCCGAGTGCCTGACCACCGTCCCGGGGGTGATCTCCCGCACCGTCGCCGACCACCAGGGCAAGACCGACGACAGCCGGCTGTACTTCTCCGGGAGCCGGCCACGCGAACGGATCCAGGTGCCCTACGACACGGCCGTCGCGTTCGCGCCGGGCGACCGGGTCGAGGTGACCTTCTGGCGCGGAACCCCGAGAGCGGTCGTCGGCGCCCACGCGGCGTGGCAGGACCGCCCGGTCCCCGCCGGTCAGGTCCTGGCCTTCGCGGTGGGGTTGGTGCTCGCCGCCGGCTACCCCGCGGCCCTCGTCGTGGTGCGCGTGCGCGGACGCCGGCGTCCCGACGACGAGGTCCTGCCCTCGGCCCTCCCCTTCCTCGCCGTGCTGGTCGTGACGGCCCTGTGGCTGTTGCCGCTCTGCGTCCTGCACCCTGTGGACCTGGTCGGGTCGCCCCTGACGATCGGGTGGGCGGGGGCGGGTACGGCGGTGTCGCTGGTGCTCCTCGTACCGGCCTTCCGCGCCACCCGCGTACGGACTCCCGAGGACGTCGTACCGGCCGGCGCCGCGGATGGCACGGACGGCGCCGACGGGGAGGAGGTGTTCCTGTCCGGCCGCTTCCTGGAGGCCACCGACTACAACCCGTACCACTTCGGCACCCACCTCGTACTGGGCGGCGGCGACGCGCTCGCGGTCTCGCCGCACTCCGGTCCCGGCCGGTTCGCGGTGAAGCGGGTGCCGGTGGAGCGGATCGCCGTCCTGCGGGTGCGGCGGGTCCGGGGCGAGGACGGCGACGACGTCCCCGGTGACTGGCACGTGGCCGAGCTGGACGACGCGGGCACCCCCGTCCGCCTCGGGGCGGCGCCGGGGGACCTGGCCCGAGTCCTGCGCGCCCTGGGGCACGTGCCGTCCGCACCGGCCTCCGGAGTCCCGGTGCGCTGA
- a CDS encoding PH domain-containing protein, with protein sequence MIEAPAVTYRPAHHRALLLGGLTAIALATLAIAGVGAGAAHGTGWRMSGPAAGAATVTAALLAVAGLLALCAAAPAVRADAHGLCHRQLLRNRSVPWPEVAVLRVHRPYPHSRHPGHSRLSVVLRDGGEHFLPLPPPSWRGVTPANDPSGEGEFEARVGALRALHRRYGSPDPDLPSLVVPETVPYSTVPFFSALVGCLLLVLGLGTAVLGIPQALAYERAWNPPVLCAAGTPVENRLDCRPYPLGSPTTVAWAIAGTVVTTGLLVLAFRATRPVPPTGTAERHRADADAGADAGDGNGVAVEDGREDVFLPAYFVDSVDFDPYHSTTHLVLGPDGSLAVSPHPGPGRFGVRRIPTERLTVLRVRRVQAGEAKRGFPISWQVADLDYQGELVRLRASRTTLDRVLRPLRHTSATFAAAPGAPARTPPPS encoded by the coding sequence ATGATCGAGGCCCCAGCCGTGACCTACCGCCCCGCCCACCACCGCGCCCTGCTCCTCGGCGGTCTGACCGCCATCGCGCTCGCCACCCTCGCGATCGCGGGAGTGGGGGCCGGGGCGGCCCACGGGACCGGGTGGCGGATGTCCGGCCCCGCGGCCGGGGCGGCAACCGTCACGGCGGCCCTGCTCGCGGTGGCGGGTCTCCTGGCCCTGTGCGCCGCGGCACCGGCGGTGCGCGCCGATGCCCACGGGCTGTGCCACCGGCAGCTGTTGAGGAACCGGAGTGTGCCGTGGCCGGAGGTCGCGGTACTGCGCGTCCACCGGCCGTACCCGCACTCCCGGCACCCGGGACACAGCCGCCTGAGCGTGGTGCTCCGCGACGGGGGAGAACACTTCCTGCCCCTCCCTCCGCCGTCGTGGCGCGGGGTGACGCCCGCGAACGATCCGTCCGGAGAGGGGGAATTCGAGGCGCGGGTGGGCGCGTTGCGGGCGCTGCACCGCCGGTACGGCTCCCCCGACCCGGACCTCCCGTCCCTCGTCGTCCCGGAGACGGTGCCGTACAGCACGGTGCCCTTCTTCTCCGCTCTGGTCGGCTGCCTGCTGCTCGTTCTCGGCCTGGGGACGGCCGTACTCGGGATTCCGCAGGCCCTGGCGTACGAGCGTGCGTGGAATCCACCCGTCCTCTGCGCCGCGGGGACGCCCGTCGAGAACCGGCTCGACTGCCGGCCGTACCCGCTCGGCTCCCCGACGACGGTCGCCTGGGCGATTGCGGGGACGGTGGTGACCACGGGGCTCCTCGTCCTGGCCTTCCGCGCCACTCGCCCCGTGCCGCCCACCGGCACCGCGGAGCGGCACCGGGCCGATGCCGATGCCGGGGCCGACGCAGGGGACGGGAACGGCGTTGCCGTCGAGGACGGCCGGGAGGACGTCTTCCTGCCCGCCTACTTCGTGGATTCCGTCGATTTCGACCCGTACCACTCCACCACCCACCTCGTCCTCGGCCCGGACGGCTCGCTCGCGGTCTCGCCGCACCCCGGCCCGGGAAGGTTCGGGGTGCGGCGGATTCCCACGGAGCGGCTCACCGTCCTGCGGGTACGCCGTGTCCAGGCCGGCGAGGCCAAGCGAGGGTTCCCCATCAGCTGGCAGGTCGCCGACCTCGATTACCAGGGTGAGCTGGTGCGCCTCAGAGCGTCGAGGACCACCCTGGACCGCGTGCTGCGGCCCCTGCGCCACACCTCCGCGACCTTCGCGGCGGCCCCCGGTGCCCCTGCCCGTACGCCACCCCCGTCCTGA
- a CDS encoding SCO1860 family LAETG-anchored protein yields the protein MNSNTFRLAALAVAAAPVALFAAFPAQAAAPATTGAGEGSASAVVLRTALDVSLLNKTVDVPLKATLNEVQAPRSAEKTALSVRLDGVDRGPVQVLRADVATSGATVDERRAEGHSNLVKARVQVPGLPLLSLVEVEEVTSKAVCEAGRKPVASSNVLGRVTVLGKRITLTAGGRTEVDVPGVGNVTLDLSKTSTTSKTAAAAALQLRISLNPAALNVAEVKGELTLAEAKCSTPGSGHGGSGHGGSGNGGSGHGGSGNGGSNDGGSDDGGSDDGGYGDGGSDDGGATDSGTTGDGGAGDTSGGSGDTGSTDGGTTDEGATGDTGTTGDTSGDTGSTDGSSDSSGGSGSSGGSGGDVTTQTGSDDTPATVSGDDLAETGSSSSTPLIAGGAALLLALGAGATVLARRRAQD from the coding sequence TTGAACAGCAACACCTTCCGTCTCGCTGCCCTGGCGGTCGCCGCCGCTCCCGTCGCCCTGTTCGCCGCGTTCCCCGCGCAGGCCGCAGCCCCGGCGACGACGGGCGCGGGCGAGGGCAGTGCGAGCGCGGTCGTGCTCCGGACGGCGCTCGACGTCTCGCTCCTGAACAAGACCGTCGACGTGCCGCTCAAGGCCACGCTCAACGAGGTCCAGGCCCCCAGGAGCGCCGAGAAGACCGCGCTCTCCGTGCGGCTGGACGGCGTGGACAGGGGCCCGGTCCAGGTGCTGCGGGCCGACGTCGCGACCTCGGGTGCCACGGTCGACGAGCGCCGTGCGGAAGGGCACAGCAATCTGGTCAAGGCCCGGGTGCAGGTTCCCGGTCTGCCGCTCCTCTCGCTCGTCGAGGTCGAGGAAGTCACCTCCAAGGCCGTCTGTGAGGCCGGCAGGAAGCCGGTCGCGTCCTCGAACGTCCTCGGCCGTGTGACGGTCCTCGGCAAGCGGATCACGCTCACGGCGGGTGGCCGCACGGAGGTGGACGTGCCCGGCGTCGGCAACGTGACCCTGGACCTGTCGAAGACCAGCACCACCTCGAAGACCGCGGCCGCGGCGGCCCTTCAGCTGCGGATCTCCCTCAACCCGGCCGCGCTCAACGTCGCCGAGGTGAAGGGCGAGCTCACCCTCGCGGAGGCCAAGTGCAGCACGCCGGGCTCCGGCCACGGAGGCTCGGGGCACGGTGGTTCGGGCAACGGAGGCTCCGGGCACGGTGGTTCGGGCAACGGCGGTTCGAACGACGGCGGTTCGGACGACGGTGGTTCGGACGACGGAGGCTACGGTGACGGCGGCTCCGACGACGGCGGCGCCACGGACAGCGGTACGACCGGCGACGGCGGCGCGGGGGACACCTCGGGCGGCTCCGGCGACACCGGTTCCACGGACGGCGGCACGACCGACGAGGGCGCCACGGGCGACACCGGCACCACCGGCGACACCTCGGGCGACACCGGCTCGACGGACGGCAGCAGCGACAGCTCGGGCGGCAGCGGCAGCTCAGGCGGCTCCGGCGGCGACGTGACGACGCAGACCGGCTCCGACGACACCCCGGCCACCGTCTCCGGGGACGACCTCGCGGAGACCGGCAGCAGCTCCAGCACCCCGCTCATCGCCGGCGGCGCGGCCCTGCTGCTGGCGCTCGGCGCCGGAGCGACCGTCCTCGCCCGCAGGCGCGCCCAGGACTGA
- the cobC gene encoding Rv2231c family pyridoxal phosphate-dependent protein CobC, protein MTVGAGSADHSPVPAAGTALVVGVGARRGVPEEEVSALIDQVLRTAGLAVSDVVELATVEAKTAEPGIVAAAARLGVPLRGRSAAELTRVPVPGASEEVGALVGTPSVAEAAALCDAAELVVPKTKSARATCAVARRGGPRAVPPEAESSVAPVTEGAAPLTMAAMTPPTRYIESGGPDLRHHGDAEVRGRQLTDLAVNVRTNTPPHWLRERIAASLGGLAAYPDGRAARAAVAARHGLPVNRVLLTAGAAEAFVLIARALPARRPVVVHPQFTEPEAALRAAGHEVGRVILRAEDGFRLDPAAVPEDADLVVVGNPTNPTSVLHPAGVLEALARPGRTLVVDEAFMDAVPGEREALCGRTDIPGLVVLRSLTKTWGLAGLRIGYVLAEPAVIALLEEAQPLWPVSSPALAAAEACMEPRALAEAAGAADRITVDRAHLLAGIAEFGEIEVVEPARGPFVLIRLEGAAELREGLRSLGFAARRGDTFPGLGPDWLRLAVRDRVTTNRFLQALDLALQALPVGAGRPAG, encoded by the coding sequence GTGACCGTTGGCGCAGGGTCCGCAGACCACTCCCCCGTACCCGCCGCGGGGACCGCACTCGTCGTCGGCGTCGGCGCCCGCCGGGGCGTCCCGGAGGAAGAGGTGTCCGCGCTGATCGATCAGGTGCTGCGGACGGCGGGGCTGGCCGTCTCCGACGTGGTCGAACTGGCCACCGTCGAGGCGAAGACCGCGGAGCCGGGCATCGTGGCGGCGGCGGCCCGTCTGGGGGTTCCGCTGCGCGGCCGGTCGGCGGCGGAGCTGACCCGGGTGCCGGTGCCCGGGGCGTCCGAGGAGGTCGGCGCGCTGGTCGGTACGCCTTCGGTCGCGGAGGCCGCGGCGCTCTGTGATGCGGCCGAACTGGTGGTGCCGAAGACGAAGTCGGCGCGGGCGACCTGTGCGGTGGCCCGCCGCGGCGGACCGCGCGCGGTTCCCCCGGAAGCGGAATCTTCCGTCGCCCCGGTGACGGAAGGCGCCGCGCCCCTCACCATGGCTGCCATGACTCCCCCCACGCGGTACATCGAGAGCGGCGGCCCCGACCTGCGTCACCACGGCGACGCGGAGGTACGCGGCCGGCAGCTGACCGATCTCGCCGTGAACGTCCGGACGAACACCCCGCCGCACTGGCTGCGGGAACGCATAGCGGCCTCCCTCGGCGGACTCGCCGCCTACCCCGACGGCCGGGCGGCGCGGGCCGCCGTCGCCGCCCGGCACGGGCTCCCGGTGAACCGGGTGCTGCTCACCGCCGGGGCGGCCGAGGCGTTCGTCCTGATCGCCCGGGCGCTGCCTGCCAGGCGGCCGGTGGTGGTGCACCCGCAGTTCACGGAGCCGGAGGCGGCGCTGCGCGCGGCCGGGCACGAGGTGGGGCGGGTGATCCTGCGGGCGGAGGACGGTTTCCGGCTGGACCCGGCAGCGGTGCCGGAGGACGCCGATCTGGTGGTCGTCGGCAATCCGACCAACCCGACGTCGGTGCTGCACCCCGCCGGTGTGCTGGAGGCGCTGGCGAGACCGGGCCGGACCCTGGTGGTCGACGAGGCGTTCATGGACGCGGTGCCCGGGGAGCGCGAGGCGCTCTGCGGGCGCACGGACATCCCCGGCCTCGTGGTGCTGCGCAGCCTGACCAAGACGTGGGGGCTGGCCGGGCTGCGGATCGGCTACGTGCTGGCCGAACCGGCGGTGATCGCCCTGCTGGAGGAGGCGCAGCCGCTCTGGCCGGTGTCGTCACCGGCGTTGGCGGCGGCCGAGGCGTGCATGGAGCCCCGGGCCCTGGCGGAGGCGGCCGGCGCGGCGGACCGGATCACGGTGGACCGGGCCCATCTGCTGGCGGGTATCGCGGAGTTCGGCGAGATCGAGGTGGTGGAGCCGGCCCGGGGGCCGTTCGTGCTGATCCGTCTGGAGGGTGCGGCCGAGCTGCGGGAGGGGCTGCGTTCGCTGGGGTTCGCGGCCCGGCGCGGGGACACCTTCCCGGGGCTGGGACCGGACTGGCTGCGGCTCGCGGTCCGGGACCGGGTGACGACGAACCGCTTTCTCCAGGCGCTGGACCTGGCGCTCCAGGCGCTGCCGGTGGGGGCCGGGAGACCGGCGGGGTGA
- a CDS encoding ZIP family metal transporter — protein sequence MAVFVALGAFLMTLAGGWVAQRVTDRRHLVLGFAGGLMLGVVGLDLLPEAIDAAGRPVAGVPAALLLFVGGFLVAHLVERLLAVRQAAHGAGEERVPQVGLTAAAAMVGHSLMDGVALGAAFQVGAGMGAAVALAVITHDFADGFNTYTLTSLYGNNRRKAFFMLFADAIAPIVGAATTLVFTLPEELLGGYLGFFSGALLYLAAAEILPEAHHDHPARSTVLCTIGGVGFIWLVVGIAD from the coding sequence ATGGCGGTGTTCGTCGCGCTCGGCGCGTTCCTGATGACTCTGGCCGGCGGCTGGGTCGCGCAACGCGTCACGGACCGCCGCCACCTGGTGCTCGGCTTCGCCGGGGGGCTGATGCTCGGCGTGGTCGGTCTCGATCTCCTGCCGGAGGCGATCGATGCGGCGGGGCGGCCCGTGGCGGGGGTGCCCGCCGCCCTGCTGTTGTTCGTGGGGGGTTTTCTGGTGGCCCATCTGGTGGAGCGTCTGCTCGCGGTACGCCAGGCGGCACACGGCGCGGGCGAGGAACGGGTTCCCCAGGTGGGGCTGACGGCGGCGGCCGCGATGGTGGGCCACAGCCTGATGGACGGGGTGGCGCTCGGTGCCGCCTTCCAAGTCGGCGCCGGCATGGGGGCCGCCGTCGCGCTGGCCGTCATCACCCACGACTTCGCCGACGGATTCAACACCTACACCCTTACCAGTCTCTACGGGAACAATCGCCGCAAGGCGTTCTTCATGCTCTTCGCGGACGCGATCGCCCCGATCGTGGGCGCGGCGACCACCCTGGTGTTCACTCTTCCGGAGGAACTGCTCGGGGGATATCTCGGATTCTTCAGCGGCGCGCTGCTCTACCTCGCCGCCGCCGAGATCCTGCCCGAGGCCCACCACGACCACCCGGCGCGTTCCACCGTGCTCTGCACGATCGGCGGGGTCGGCTTCATCTGGCTGGTCGTCGGCATCGCGGACTGA